In a genomic window of Corynebacterium coyleae:
- a CDS encoding DUF488 domain-containing protein: protein MHLFTIGYSKKTAEEFFDILRDNDIKQVVDIRRHNSNQLAGFTKQSDLPWFLDTIAGIGYTHELALAPSEDLMHAYRKEGLPFEEFAKKLRAEFDERAMPKLADASVLLCSEPDPDVCHRSVAADYLAEQDSDVEVVHL, encoded by the coding sequence ATGCACCTTTTCACCATTGGATACAGCAAGAAGACCGCCGAAGAATTCTTTGACATTCTGCGTGACAACGACATCAAGCAGGTCGTCGATATCCGGCGCCACAACTCGAACCAGCTCGCGGGCTTTACTAAGCAGTCCGATCTGCCGTGGTTCCTCGACACCATCGCGGGCATCGGCTACACCCACGAACTCGCCCTCGCGCCCAGCGAGGACCTCATGCACGCCTACCGCAAGGAGGGCCTGCCGTTCGAGGAGTTCGCGAAGAAGTTGCGGGCAGAGTTCGACGAGCGCGCGATGCCGAAACTTGCCGACGCCTCCGTGCTCCTCTGCTCAGAACCCGACCCCGACGTCTGCCACCGTTCCGTGGCGGCGGACTACCTGGCCGAGCAGGACAGCGATGTCGAGGTCGTGCACCTTTAA